In the genome of Xanthomonas translucens pv. cerealis, one region contains:
- a CDS encoding DUF4276 family protein — protein MQGRIIFLLEEPSMKVLLDGLLPRLLPGWEKDRDFQCLPHDGKSDLERSLRIKLREWRVPGDRFVVVRDNDGADCIDIKARLVQLCAQHGRPDTLVRLVCQELEGWYIADLKALALAFPERKLDTPALRKRFAQPDAWRKPSVELERLIPEFQKRSGARLMADHLRDDRNGSPSFLAFVSGVRRLATQMGYAAAP, from the coding sequence ATGCAGGGACGTATCATTTTCTTGCTGGAAGAGCCTTCGATGAAGGTGTTACTGGATGGTTTGCTGCCTCGTCTGCTTCCGGGATGGGAAAAAGACCGGGATTTCCAGTGTCTGCCGCATGATGGGAAAAGCGATCTCGAGCGCAGCTTGCGGATAAAGCTACGCGAATGGCGGGTGCCGGGCGACCGTTTCGTCGTGGTGCGTGACAATGATGGCGCCGATTGCATCGACATCAAGGCGCGTCTCGTTCAGCTGTGCGCGCAGCATGGGCGCCCCGATACGCTGGTGCGACTGGTTTGCCAGGAACTGGAGGGCTGGTATATCGCAGATCTGAAGGCGTTGGCCTTGGCATTTCCCGAGCGCAAGCTTGACACCCCGGCATTGCGCAAACGATTCGCACAGCCTGATGCATGGCGAAAGCCTTCGGTGGAACTGGAACGACTGATTCCTGAGTTCCAGAAGCGAAGTGGTGCGCGACTCATGGCGGATCACTTGCGGGACGATCGAAACGGCTCGCCAAGTTTCCTCGCCTTCGTCAGCGGAGTTCGCCGCTTGGCGACGCAGATGGGTTACGCCGCCGCGCCATGA
- a CDS encoding DUF3375 domain-containing protein, which yields MKHRARIARYRTLREQPLWKLLAADQAPEVIGLLQSLLLDSERRLPAAVLHERLQRMLDELNAEQLSRELPRTAQAYVAHWLAQGWLERRLPDGAQQEEYELSTQATQAIRFADGLEHARGAATESRLALVMQQLAQLAALTETNPDARLSALRDERDRIDAEIARVSKGKVAALDGKRALERARQVIALADELTEDFRRVRDDFEQLNRDFRERIIDDEGERGEILGKLFEGVDVIGDSDAGRSFQAFWALLNDAEQSAQLDAALETVLARSFARKLDRRERGFLRGLTGTMLERGGQVHDVMQHFARSLRGFVQSRGYLEQRRLNQLLKQAQAEALALRDHFPAQRGIGRDLNLTTGRLRSLAQWRLHDPRQQQVEGGIQRNEAAAISLDSVGDLVAQSEIDFRSLRRDLFDLLAEQPQLSIAQVLTQREASQGLGSVIGYLSLGTRHGVVASGQHEIAQWRGGDGQWRRARIPLVWFTQEKRHELA from the coding sequence ATGAAACACCGCGCCCGCATCGCCCGCTACCGCACCCTGCGCGAACAGCCGCTGTGGAAGCTGCTCGCCGCCGACCAGGCGCCGGAAGTCATCGGACTGCTGCAGTCCCTGTTGCTGGACAGCGAACGCCGGCTGCCGGCGGCGGTGCTGCACGAACGCCTGCAGCGCATGCTCGACGAACTCAATGCCGAGCAGCTGTCGCGCGAGCTGCCGCGCACCGCGCAGGCGTATGTGGCGCACTGGCTGGCGCAGGGCTGGCTGGAGCGGCGGCTGCCGGACGGCGCGCAGCAGGAAGAATACGAACTGTCCACCCAGGCCACGCAGGCGATCCGCTTCGCCGATGGCCTGGAGCATGCGCGCGGCGCGGCCACCGAGAGCCGTTTGGCATTGGTGATGCAGCAGCTGGCGCAGCTGGCGGCGCTGACCGAGACCAATCCGGACGCGCGCCTGTCGGCATTGCGCGACGAGCGCGACCGCATCGATGCGGAGATCGCGCGGGTCTCCAAGGGCAAGGTCGCGGCGCTGGACGGTAAGCGCGCGCTGGAACGCGCGCGCCAGGTGATCGCGCTGGCCGACGAGTTGACCGAGGATTTCCGCCGCGTGCGTGACGATTTCGAGCAGCTCAACCGCGACTTCCGCGAGCGCATCATCGACGACGAGGGCGAGCGCGGCGAGATCCTGGGCAAGCTGTTCGAAGGCGTGGACGTGATCGGCGACAGCGATGCCGGGCGCAGTTTCCAGGCGTTCTGGGCCTTGCTCAACGATGCCGAGCAGAGCGCGCAGCTCGACGCGGCGCTGGAGACGGTGCTGGCGCGCTCGTTCGCGCGCAAGCTCGACCGCCGCGAGCGCGGCTTCCTGCGCGGGCTCACCGGCACCATGCTCGAGCGCGGCGGCCAGGTCCACGACGTGATGCAGCATTTCGCGCGTAGCCTGCGCGGCTTCGTGCAGAGCCGCGGCTACCTGGAGCAGCGCCGGCTCAACCAGTTGCTCAAGCAGGCGCAGGCAGAGGCCTTGGCGTTGCGCGATCACTTTCCCGCACAGCGCGGCATCGGCCGCGATCTCAACCTCACCACCGGCCGCCTGCGCTCGCTGGCGCAATGGCGGCTGCACGACCCGCGCCAGCAGCAGGTCGAGGGCGGCATCCAGCGCAACGAGGCGGCGGCGATTTCGCTGGACAGCGTCGGCGACCTGGTAGCGCAGTCGGAAATCGACTTCCGCAGCCTGCGCCGCGATCTGTTCGACCTGCTCGCCGAGCAGCCGCAACTGTCCATCGCCCAGGTGCTGACGCAGCGCGAGGCCAGCCAGGGCCTGGGCAGCGTGATCGGTTACCTGTCGCTGGGTACCCGCCATGGCGTGGTCGCCTCCGGCCAGCACGAGATCGCGCAATGGCGCGGCGGCGACGGCCAGTGGCGCCGCGCGCGCATTCCGTTGGTGTGGTTTACCCAGGAGAAACGCCATGAACTGGCATGA
- a CDS encoding DUF4194 domain-containing protein — MNWHDHELDAEQERLPDAADNAAPDAGTGLFPGDSGRLPVEARRALCQLLSGPSVDAQRHSKLWPALLRSEAAIRSALADLFLELVLDREAGIAFTRQADTGELEAPVLLRSSPLTFIDSVLLLYLRQQLAEADARGLRAVVEDAQLGEALAVYEKNLSTDRAGFLRRVGNAVQKMKDNHILTRLRGEDERYEVSPALKLLFSAEDVAALAQVYRQLREGPGSGEDATEAAQDA; from the coding sequence ATGAACTGGCATGACCACGAATTGGATGCCGAGCAGGAACGCCTGCCGGACGCGGCCGACAACGCGGCGCCCGACGCCGGCACCGGCCTGTTCCCCGGCGACAGCGGGCGCCTGCCGGTGGAAGCGCGGCGCGCGCTGTGCCAGCTGCTCAGCGGCCCTAGCGTGGACGCACAGCGCCACAGCAAGCTGTGGCCGGCGCTGCTGCGCAGCGAGGCAGCGATCCGTAGCGCCCTGGCCGACCTGTTCCTGGAACTGGTGCTGGACCGCGAAGCCGGCATCGCCTTCACCCGCCAGGCCGACACCGGCGAACTGGAAGCGCCGGTGCTGCTGCGCTCCTCGCCGCTGACCTTCATCGATTCGGTGCTGCTGCTGTACCTGCGCCAGCAACTGGCCGAAGCCGATGCGCGCGGCCTGCGCGCGGTGGTGGAGGACGCGCAGCTGGGCGAAGCGCTGGCGGTGTACGAGAAGAACCTGTCCACCGACCGCGCCGGTTTCCTGCGCCGGGTCGGCAATGCCGTGCAGAAGATGAAGGACAACCACATCCTGACCCGCCTGCGCGGCGAAGACGAACGCTACGAAGTCTCGCCGGCGCTGAAGCTGCTGTTCTCGGCCGAGGACGTGGCTGCGCTGGCGCAGGTGTACCGCCAGCTGCGCGAAGGCCCGGGCAGCGGCGAGGATGCCACCGAGGCTGCACAGGACGCCTAG